The stretch of DNA TTGGAGAACCCTACATTGTTATTTCAACACTCTTAACTATCTTACTCGGTTGAATGGGTCTATTGATGTTGTTACAATATTGGCAAAGTAAGGGTTGCCTTTTTGGGGCCATGACGAGTCAAAGGAATCCTTGAACAAAGAAAATTTCATGGAATTCCATAATTTTGTAGCAGAGCAAAATCCAACCTTGAAAAAAGCAATAGGTAAAAGGAAATCAGAAAATAGTATTTTGGTTGCTTCTGAGATATAGAGAGATATTGTGCAATGTTTTGCGAAAGAAGTACTGCATGACATTCTAGAAGAAATTGAGGATGATATTTTTTGCTTGCTAGTTGATGAGTCAAGAGATGTTTCTTAGAAAGAACAAATGGCAGTGGTCTTGAGATATGTGGATAAATGTGGAATTATGAAAGAGAGATTTGTTGGCCTTGTTCATGTGATAGAAACAACTTGTGCCTATCTCAAATCTTTATTGATGAACTATTTACTGATTTTAAGTTAAGCTTAAAGCAAATTAGAGGCCAAGGATATGATGGTGCTAGCAATATGCAAGGTGAGTTTAATGACTTGCAATCATTGATCATGAGAGAAAATAGTTCAGCTTATTACGTTTACTGCTTTGCTCACCAACTTCAATTAGTATTGGTGGCTATTATAAAGGGGTCAGTGATTTTTATACTATGATTTCCATTTTATTAAATGTGGTGGGTGGATCATCTAAGAGAAGGAACTAGAGATATTAATCTTAAAGAAATAAGTAAGGCATTAGGGTGCGGACAACTTCAAACCGGAACAGGGTTGAATCAAGAGCAAAGTCTTCAAAGATTCAGAGATACTCGTTGGAGTTTCCATTATAAATCTCTCAAAAGTTTGGTCGATATGTTTTCTACAATAGTCAAGGTGCTAGAAATTATGGAAACTGATAAAAATGATTGGAAAATTAGAGATCAAGCATCAAATCCTTTAAAGTACTTCTAGTCTTTTGACTTTATCTTCTATTTGCATCTCATGTTGACTATATTAGGAATCATAAACAACTTGTCTTTAGCATTGCAATGGAAGGATCAAGATATAGTAAATGCTATTAAATGTGTGAAAGCAACTAGATGCCAATTGGATGAGCTTAGAAGAGAAAAGTGGGAGAAAATATTGGATGAtgtccataagttttgtgacaAGAATGATATTTGCAAATTGAAAATGGAAGATGAATATATTGATCCCAAGAAGCGGAGGCATAAATCTGGAATTACAAACAACCATTACTATCAAGTAGATTGTTTTAATAATGTTATTGATTGGCTACTTCAAGAGCTTGACAGCCGTTTCAGTTTCAATGAGACAAGTTTTGAACTGCTTCTTTGCTCACCGCTTTTAGTCCAAGAGACTCATTTTATGATTTTGGTATGAAAAAATTGATGAGCTTAGCAAAGCTTTATCCATATGATTTTGATTCTGGAGATTTGAGGGATCTTAGCCATGAGCTTGGACTCTACATATCTAATGTGAGAGATGATGATATGTTCTCCAATCTACAAACTATTGCTGAGCTTTCTCAAAAAATGGTAGAGACTAGAAAACATGATCATTATCCAATGGTTTATCAACTTTTCAAGCTTGTACTAGTGTGTACTTGTTGCTACTCCTACAGTTGAGAGATGTTTTTCCGCCATGAAGATTGTGAAAATACATTTGCGCAATCACATTGGCCATAAATACATGAGCAATAGTCTTATTTGCTATATGGAGAAAGAAAAGATGCTGAAAGTCACTAATGAGGTTGTCGTTCGTCGCTTCATGAAAATGCAAGGTCGTCGTTTTGATGATTATGTGGAGAAAGAAGAGATGATGAAAGTCATTAATGAGCTTGTCGTTCGTCGCTTCATGAAAATGCAAGATCGTAGATTTGATGATGAAGATTAAAGGTAATGGATTGTTTTTTAATTTGCAACATTCTTTCTTCTTGAAAAATACTATTAAATTAATTTATGAATAATCTGTTTTCTCTTTTAGGCCGTTGAATCATCGATGATGTTAAAGGCTTGAAGTCAAATTGATGTGTTTTGCctatattaatgttattttgTTCATGCTACACCAACTCATTAAATATTATTAGTGGACTTCTtcattttgcaattttttttttATCTCTTCTTCATTGTTGCACCCTCCTCCATTTTGCTCTAGCTTCGCCACTGTTATACTACATTGCTTTCCGGTGTTCCAACTTGCTGAGAAGTGCACTCCACTATTGTAGAATGAATCAAACATGTAGACATATAGATATGTGCATGTTTAAGTTTAAACATGATCCACTATCAGTCATGTTCACCCTGTTACCCGGTCTATCACCGGTGAACTCGAGAAAAAGTCTTAACCGAGTCGTCGAGCTCATATGGTCAGACTATGCATTGGGGGATATATGTCCCACTTAGTTTTATTATTTTGAATTTCTATCTATCGAAAATTTAGGAAAGATTTCATAATTAATAGTGAATTGCCTCTCCCTTAATTACTCATTAGGTCATATTCACTCTAAAATAAGCAAGTTTGACCAAAAGGTCATATGCACATGAACTTATTAGTGACGCTTTAGATGGCCCCAATTTTGCGCATGAATACTATGTCAATATTGTTGATAAGAGATGTTTGACAGGTCCAATCATACAATGGACTTACAATATCATAAATTTTGGAATGGGGAGACACTTACAACCGACCAGCACTATAGTTtgttaatatattttttatgGATGTGAGAATAGGAAGAGGATCACTGTCCTGATAAGGATCGGTGGAGAGCCCCCCACGCTAGTGCTCATGTACGTTGCATGTATAGGAGAAAAATAACATAATGATGTATAATACATGCAAATCAATCTCAAATCTAAAAAACCTATAATTTTGTAACCGTAAAATATAATTGCACCATTATGTTCATTATAGCAAAAAAGTCAAAACAAGATCTCACTCGACTATATTTTGATCAAAATGGTGAAGTcacttttaaaaaaataaattttacttCATCTATCATATAATTAGTCACAAGTTACTTCCTATTATATTATTGATAAATTACTTAAATTTTCTGTTCATAAGTTACATTTCATGGACTCTTAAGTTACATTTTCAAACATTTCATCATGGACTACATAAGTTACTTTTCTTAGTACACGTATAGATCACAAAATTACTTTTTTCTAATATTTATGGACTACAATGTTATTTTTTTAACTTCCATGGTGTGGATTGCAAATAAATCAACTTTCTTTTTTCCGGAAATATGGTGGGATCAGACTTTCCATTTTATGAAAATCTCGAAGGTTTTTTTTTAAGACTATATGGAGGACTCTCCATTTAGTTTTTTTATATATTATATCAACTTTTATAGAGTTTTTAGGAACTTCTGGTGTTCGTAATGTGGACCCAGAAGATAGAATATTGGCACAGAACTGTATATCCAACTCGAATTTTAGATCCAAACAGCTGTTCATGCCCTGAACCATGCTTCTATCTTCAGAAACTTCTAGACGATTATTGCAAGATTTTGATCACTCGTCTTACCAGTTCAATGAAGTGGTGACACGTGAGACCTTAGCCACCAGTCCACCATTGCAGCAGATCCAGAGCTAGAGGGAACAGAATCAAACAGTACATGCGCCCTTCGATCGCCGGTTCCAGTCGTGGGGCAGCAAAAATTAAATTTAATATCGTAAATAGAACACCTCACTAACTAGGACATCATACTAATGCCGGTAATTATTACATTACGTATGTCAATAATGTCAATGCCATGGTTGACATTATACGCCAGGGGAACGTTCCCTCTGCTCTAAACGGAGACTGTCCGTGGCTTTGCGCCCATCTTCTTCCACGACACACTGGGCATGATCTGGGCCGTGTCGACCCTGTCCTTGTACTGGACTGCGAAGTTGAGCAGGGAGTCGAGCAGGGAGTCCGAGAGCAGGTGGGGCTCCAGGCCCAGCTCAATGAGCTTCGTGTGCTTGGCATTGTAGTAGTGCTCCTCAGCCTCAACCCGTGGGTTGGGGACCGACTTGGTCTGCACGTCCAGACCGAGCTTGGCTCCCGCAGCAGTCACGAGCTTGGCCAGATCGTTGACGGAGAACTGCTCTGTGAACTGATTGAAGACTCTGAACTCGCCGGGTTTGGCTGGGTTGGCTATTGCTAGCTCAACACACTGCACAGTGTCCCTGATGTCCAGATATCCACGGGTCTGGAGGGGGCAGAACAAGAAGTTTGATCAGTAAATTAATGCCACACGGCTGATAATTTAAAGTGGCAAACGAAAGTACAGTATCCAGCTAAAACTTGCTGCCCTCTGGTTGTTTGACAGCTAATGACTATGAGATGGTCTCTTTTGCTTGTGATATTTGAAGGACAGTATTTGCAGGTACACAAACCCTACTATAATTCAACAATGTGGCTGACAAGCTTATGAGAACTACAAGGCAGTGTTGTAGGCTTAACAGTCTCCAGGTTAGAGATACTGCACGAGGGAAATAAAAGGTTCTCGAGTTCTTTTCCTAGAAGTTGATCTAAGCAAAATCAGAAAGATCTTCAGAGTAACACACTCGAGAAAATCCAATCCACAGGTTGCAAAATGATTATGATGTGTAGTAGCTGTCAGAAAAGAATAAACTATGTGACCTATTAACTTTCTATACTTGCTGAGATGAGCTACAGTCAACATGGTTCACCACCCAGTCTGAAGTCACCCAGGATTTATGAAAAACTGCAAACAGTGGTTTCACATCCTAGGACACGAGTTAACAAACTCTAGGTGGCATTTAACTTTAAAATTTACTAACTGATGCTAACAATTTGAGTCACATGCGTAGTTTTAAAAAGAGAGGAAACCTTAATAGAGAACAGACTGCATAAAGTTCAGGGAAAAGAGTCAAATAGGAAATCCTGGAATGGCAATATGAGACATACCTGACCACCTTTTCCGTAAACTGTAAGTGGATGCCCTACAGCAGCCTGGACACAGAACCTATTTAGTGCTGTCCCAAAGACACCATCATAGTCAAACCTGTTGGATAGCTCTTCATGCATTGCAGTTTCATCTGTTCTGACTCCATAGACTACACCTTGGTTAAGATCTGTGGCCCTTATACCCCAAGCCTTGCAAGTAAATGCTATGTTGTGGGAGTCATGCACTTTGCTTAGATGGTAGAAGGAACTTGCTTGCTTCGGGTAAGGCAAGGTGTCAGTTCTTCCATTGTGAGTTATAGTGATAAACCCCTCTTCAATGTCAATGTTTGGTGTTCCATACTCACCCATAGTTCCGAGCTTAACCAGATGGCACTCTTCACTGTACTCCTTAATGGCAAACAAGACATTAAGTGTTCCAATAACATTGTTATGCTGTGTGTAGACTGCCCTTGAACGATCAATCATAGAGTATGGTGCGGATCTTTGCTCACCAAAGTGGACAGCAGCATCTGGCTCAAAAGACTTGAAAGCTTCTGAGAGGAAGTCAAAATCACATATGTCGCCAATAAAGAGCTGGATTGTCTTgccggtgagagacttccatcTACGGACACGATTTTGGATGGAAGTTATGGGGGTAAGGGAATCAAGACCAAGTTGGTGATCAAAAAGACGTCGAACAAGGTTATCGACAATAGCAACCTCATAACCTTTGTTGGAGAGATGAAGAGCTGTCGCCCACCCACAGTATCCATCTCCACCAATAACCATTACTTTTTTAGGCTTGGAGGATGAATGCCCAGAAACTTCCTGACTACCAGTAAGAGGTGTTTGTGTCTGTCCTTGTACAGCAGCACTAGCGCAAGTAACATATGACTTCTTTTGTCTCTTGAAAGAAGATTTGAGGGACAGATTTGAAGATTTTGAGTTCTGTAATTGGCCAACATTGCAGCAATAACCAGGAGATCCGGAGAATGTCTTAACAGCAGGAGATGCACTGAAAATACAGTTAGTGATCAAATGTGCCATTTTCATAATCCTCTCTCTTTCAGTTCAAAAATATAGACGTCCACCCTACAAAGCAGTAGATAGAAATTAGGGGCCACTAAAGTAAGGGGGGAAATAATGTAGCTACTTTCCCAAAAAAGAA from Panicum hallii strain FIL2 chromosome 3, PHallii_v3.1, whole genome shotgun sequence encodes:
- the LOC112885980 gene encoding UDP-sulfoquinovose synthase, chloroplastic; the encoded protein is MKMAHLITNCIFSASPAVKTFSGSPGYCCNVGQLQNSKSSNLSLKSSFKRQKKSYVTCASAAVQGQTQTPLTGSQEVSGHSSSKPKKVMVIGGDGYCGWATALHLSNKGYEVAIVDNLVRRLFDHQLGLDSLTPITSIQNRVRRWKSLTGKTIQLFIGDICDFDFLSEAFKSFEPDAAVHFGEQRSAPYSMIDRSRAVYTQHNNVIGTLNVLFAIKEYSEECHLVKLGTMGEYGTPNIDIEEGFITITHNGRTDTLPYPKQASSFYHLSKVHDSHNIAFTCKAWGIRATDLNQGVVYGVRTDETAMHEELSNRFDYDGVFGTALNRFCVQAAVGHPLTVYGKGGQTRGYLDIRDTVQCVELAIANPAKPGEFRVFNQFTEQFSVNDLAKLVTAAGAKLGLDVQTKSVPNPRVEAEEHYYNAKHTKLIELGLEPHLLSDSLLDSLLNFAVQYKDRVDTAQIMPSVSWKKMGAKPRTVSV